Proteins from one Bombus pyrosoma isolate SC7728 linkage group LG16, ASM1482585v1, whole genome shotgun sequence genomic window:
- the LOC122576716 gene encoding uncharacterized protein LOC122576716 isoform X2 yields MEELIIQISINGEFRNGIEQTNRKKLNTVKNKLFEHAYEQDLLNSQKEEETENIEQQFTNQHERIFNSSEIAKAIKEEEETLTVKFLNEKEEIHQVNESQQQFSKQLVQPYVLPLKAKSSSEDILNESLDTIARLGRTSQSTFNETVTVEYIPSQEIVLQDSSTTSKYFSQESNTSDIDQSIPEENLDIESIGEFGQRVRSSSSSRPRSNESHRRFRVKQPLDVSSFSEDQRKQYRKSARPYVSKKLNISNSNLNTSSKERLPSSLMKSTESQRTLKQKETGGDRANSLSIIKDASSSTSAPIVSVSLGKFSGPIVVPDFPRQKKYSYTTTSDYTDKNEVSKLTTAVTESVKPKVSEDGYLAASPVILNPLQVGVALMNAGQDLNLVNDQITLTKLYPQNKSETLEVTKIDNQSLVQSDAPVSRNLSFDSDQVSQQERISEVIATNSPVQSVEIQKSVEIFHTAPIQEIHYPVEFIPSAQQLPLLKQHAQEDYRKPGRSQSKDQRQSQINIYRSNEILDESINNQEHSRYEYNVNENDIIYSAGSGQVDQTVALPRPVEVKPIFGVTGQVDGAQYDQVTHSRVQGIPEAKIKLSNYELPKGPAPAVAQPSRGIESLSGLTNLENLQVTQEAPQILLTKVTSEPPTELRLLMSMSQPYSVEKNIHVPQTVDVIEKKVPYPVEKVIEKQITIPQPFPVHIPIDRVVEKQIRIPYPVHVEKVIEKKVPFAIQRFIIPLPIHFRVSQPVSIPVEKVVEKPVPVPVPVEKVIEKPVLLPRPYSIEIEKGRPYPLENSKHIKSAPIYNIQPDGNYQQSVRQNFQTPVESIYGTDNEQSYYNSTNQFYGQGYLALNRPHARQPLIHSLPKKFASYSVQHPHSVTYSVTNGNLVAYGRTSEKDKVKDEYVGPVPRKTATTIQSKSLYSAPDIQTTLRRTRQEIGNTGNFRQSKMEYGFKPPMVPSVQYDEQTATKGLIYSR; encoded by the exons ATGGAGGAATTGATTATTCAAATATCGATCAATGGAGAATTTAGAAATGGTATCGAACAAACCAACAGGAAGAAACTAAACACAGTTAAAAAC aaactttttgAACATGCCTATGAACAAGATCTACTCAATAGccagaaagaagaagaaactgaaaatatcgaacaacAATTTACAAATCAACATGAGAGAATCTTCAATTCCTCTGAAATTGCCAAAGCTAttaaagaagaggaagaaacgcTGACTGTGAAATTTCTTAATGAGAAAGAGGAAATTCATCAAGTG AATGAATCCCAACAGCAATTTTCTAAACAATTAGTTCAACCATATGTCCTACCTTTGAAAGCAAAAAGCTCTTCAGAAGACATATTAAACGAATCGCTCGATACCATTGCGAGGTTAGGAAGGACCAGTCAAAGTACATTTAACGAGACAGTCACAGTGGAGTACATTCCATCTCAAGAAATAGTTCTACAAGATTCGAGCACAACTAGCAAATATTTCTCTCAAGAAAGTAACACCAGTGACATAGATCAATCTATTCCAGAAGAAAACCTAGATATTGAAAGTATAGGCGAATTTGGACAACGAGTACGCAGCTCATCCTCATCCAGACCAAGAAGTAACGAGAGTCACAGACGATTCAGAGTAAAACAACCTCTCGATGTTTCATCGTTTTCCGAGGATCAAAGAAAACAGTATAGAAAGAGTGCTCGTCCTTATGTAtccaaaaaattgaatatttcaaacagtAATCTAAACACGTCTTCGAAGGAACGACTTCCTTCGTCTCTGATGAAGAGCACAGAGTCTCAGAGAACCTTGAAGCAGAAGGAAACTGGTGGAGATCGTGCTAACAGTTTATCCATAATTAAGGATGCTTCTTCATCAACTTCTGCTCCCATCGTATCAGTTTCTTTAGGCAAATTTTCTGGACCAATAGTAGTTCCAGACTTTCCACGACAGAAGAAATACTCCTACACTACCACATCTGATTATACTGATAAAAACGAGGTTTCAAAGCTAACCACAGCTGTAACGGAATCAGTAAAACCAAAAGTTTCAGAAGATGGATATTTGGCGGCATCACCTGTTATCCTAAATCCTCTGCAGGTTGGTGTTGCCTTGATGAACGCTGGGCAAGATCTAAATTTAGTCAATGACCAAATCACATTGACAAAACTATATCCCCAGAACAAATCTGAGACACTAGAAGTTACCAAGATTGATAATCAAAGTTTGGTTCAAAGCGACGCCCCAGTTTCTAGGAACTTGAGCTTCGACAGTGATCAGGTATCGCAACAAGAGCGAATTTCTGAGGTGATAGCCACAAACTCGCCAGTTCAGTCGGTTGAGATCCAAAAATCCGTGGAAATATTCCATACAGCCCCCATTCAGGAGATCCACTACCCTGTGGAGTTCATTCCTAGCGCCCAGCAGCTGCCATTATTAAAGCAGCATGCACAGGAAGATTATAGAAAGCCAGGAAGGAGTCAATCGAAGGATCAGAGACAAAGTCAGATTAATATATACAGGAGCAACGAGATCTTGGACGAAAGTATTAATAACCAAGAACATAGTCGTTATGAGTATAATGTGAATGAGAATGACATTATTTATTCAGCAGGAAGTGGCCAGGTCGACCAGACCGTGGCTTTGCCTCGTCCAGTAGAGGTCAAACCCATTTTCGGGGTTACGGGGCAAGTAGACGGCGCTCAATATGATCAGGTAACACACTCTAGAGTGCAAGGAATTCCTgaagcaaaaattaaattgagtAACTACGAGCTGCCAAAGGGGCCAGCCCCTGCTGTTGCACAACCATCGAGGGGAATAGAGAGTCTTTCAGGTTTGACTAATTTAGAGAACCTGCAAGTGACTCAAGAAGCGCCTCAGATTCTGCTGACCAAAGTTACCAGCGAACCACCGACTGAATTGAGGCTCCTGATGTCGATGTCACAGCCATATTCCGTGGAGAAAAACATCCATGTGCCTCAGACGGTGGACGTGATTGAAAAAAAGGTGCCATACCCAGTGGAGAAAGTGATAGAGAAGCAGATAACGATTCCCCAACCGTTCCCCGTACACATACCGATAGACAGGGTAGTAGAGAAGCAGATACGGATCCCATATCCTGTCCACGTGGAGAAGGTGATTGAGAAGAAAGTACCATTCGCCATCCAGAGGTTCATCATACCTTTACCAATTCACTTTAGGGTTTCTCAACCGGTTTCAATTCCGGTGGAGAAGGTGGTAGAGAAACCTGTACCGGTACCAGTGCCTGTGGAGAAGGTCATTGAGAAGCCTGTGCTCCTACCTAGACCGTACTCGATAGAAATCGAGAAAGGTAGACCATATCCCTTGGAGAATAGTAAACATATAAAATCAGCcccaatttataatattcagcCTGATGGTAATTATCAGCAATCGGTAAGGCAGAATTTCCAGACACCAGTGGAGTCAATTTATGGAACTGATAATGAGCAAAGTTACTATAATTCGACGAATCAGTTTTATGGACAAGGGTATTTGGCCTTAAATCGTCCTCATGCTAGGCAACCATTGATACACTCATTGCCGAAGAAATTTGCGTCATACAGCGTTCAACATCCTCATTCGGTGACTTATTCAGTAACTAATGGTAATTTAGTGGCTTATGGAAGGACATCGGAGAAGGACAAGGTTAAGGACGAGTACGTAGGTCCAGTGCCAAGGAAAACTGCCACTACAATACAATCCAAGTCTCTGTATTCAGCACCGGATATTCAGACTACGTTGAGAAGAACGAGGCAGGAAATTGGTAACACTGGAAACTTCAGGCAGTCCAAGATGGAATACGGGTTCAAGCCACCCATGGTACCTTCTGTCCAATATGATGAACAGACGGCAACGAAG GGACTTATATACAGTCGATAA
- the LOC122576716 gene encoding uncharacterized protein LOC122576716 isoform X5 yields MNYNTKLFEHAYEQDLLNSQKEEETENIEQQFTNQHERIFNSSEIAKAIKEEEETLTVKFLNEKEEIHQVNESQQQFSKQLVQPYVLPLKAKSSSEDILNESLDTIARLGRTSQSTFNETVTVEYIPSQEIVLQDSSTTSKYFSQESNTSDIDQSIPEENLDIESIGEFGQRVRSSSSSRPRSNESHRRFRVKQPLDVSSFSEDQRKQYRKSARPYVSKKLNISNSNLNTSSKERLPSSLMKSTESQRTLKQKETGGDRANSLSIIKDASSSTSAPIVSVSLGKFSGPIVVPDFPRQKKYSYTTTSDYTDKNEVSKLTTAVTESVKPKVSEDGYLAASPVILNPLQVGVALMNAGQDLNLVNDQITLTKLYPQNKSETLEVTKIDNQSLVQSDAPVSRNLSFDSDQVSQQERISEVIATNSPVQSVEIQKSVEIFHTAPIQEIHYPVEFIPSAQQLPLLKQHAQEDYRKPGRSQSKDQRQSQINIYRSNEILDESINNQEHSRYEYNVNENDIIYSAGSGQVDQTVALPRPVEVKPIFGVTGQVDGAQYDQVTHSRVQGIPEAKIKLSNYELPKGPAPAVAQPSRGIESLSGLTNLENLQVTQEAPQILLTKVTSEPPTELRLLMSMSQPYSVEKNIHVPQTVDVIEKKVPYPVEKVIEKQITIPQPFPVHIPIDRVVEKQIRIPYPVHVEKVIEKKVPFAIQRFIIPLPIHFRVSQPVSIPVEKVVEKPVPVPVPVEKVIEKPVLLPRPYSIEIEKGRPYPLENSKHIKSAPIYNIQPDGNYQQSVRQNFQTPVESIYGTDNEQSYYNSTNQFYGQGYLALNRPHARQPLIHSLPKKFASYSVQHPHSVTYSVTNGNLVAYGRTSEKDKVKDEYVGPVPRKTATTIQSKSLYSAPDIQTTLRRTRQEIGNTGNFRQSKMEYGFKPPMVPSVQYDEQTATKGLIYSR; encoded by the exons atgaattataatacT aaactttttgAACATGCCTATGAACAAGATCTACTCAATAGccagaaagaagaagaaactgaaaatatcgaacaacAATTTACAAATCAACATGAGAGAATCTTCAATTCCTCTGAAATTGCCAAAGCTAttaaagaagaggaagaaacgcTGACTGTGAAATTTCTTAATGAGAAAGAGGAAATTCATCAAGTG AATGAATCCCAACAGCAATTTTCTAAACAATTAGTTCAACCATATGTCCTACCTTTGAAAGCAAAAAGCTCTTCAGAAGACATATTAAACGAATCGCTCGATACCATTGCGAGGTTAGGAAGGACCAGTCAAAGTACATTTAACGAGACAGTCACAGTGGAGTACATTCCATCTCAAGAAATAGTTCTACAAGATTCGAGCACAACTAGCAAATATTTCTCTCAAGAAAGTAACACCAGTGACATAGATCAATCTATTCCAGAAGAAAACCTAGATATTGAAAGTATAGGCGAATTTGGACAACGAGTACGCAGCTCATCCTCATCCAGACCAAGAAGTAACGAGAGTCACAGACGATTCAGAGTAAAACAACCTCTCGATGTTTCATCGTTTTCCGAGGATCAAAGAAAACAGTATAGAAAGAGTGCTCGTCCTTATGTAtccaaaaaattgaatatttcaaacagtAATCTAAACACGTCTTCGAAGGAACGACTTCCTTCGTCTCTGATGAAGAGCACAGAGTCTCAGAGAACCTTGAAGCAGAAGGAAACTGGTGGAGATCGTGCTAACAGTTTATCCATAATTAAGGATGCTTCTTCATCAACTTCTGCTCCCATCGTATCAGTTTCTTTAGGCAAATTTTCTGGACCAATAGTAGTTCCAGACTTTCCACGACAGAAGAAATACTCCTACACTACCACATCTGATTATACTGATAAAAACGAGGTTTCAAAGCTAACCACAGCTGTAACGGAATCAGTAAAACCAAAAGTTTCAGAAGATGGATATTTGGCGGCATCACCTGTTATCCTAAATCCTCTGCAGGTTGGTGTTGCCTTGATGAACGCTGGGCAAGATCTAAATTTAGTCAATGACCAAATCACATTGACAAAACTATATCCCCAGAACAAATCTGAGACACTAGAAGTTACCAAGATTGATAATCAAAGTTTGGTTCAAAGCGACGCCCCAGTTTCTAGGAACTTGAGCTTCGACAGTGATCAGGTATCGCAACAAGAGCGAATTTCTGAGGTGATAGCCACAAACTCGCCAGTTCAGTCGGTTGAGATCCAAAAATCCGTGGAAATATTCCATACAGCCCCCATTCAGGAGATCCACTACCCTGTGGAGTTCATTCCTAGCGCCCAGCAGCTGCCATTATTAAAGCAGCATGCACAGGAAGATTATAGAAAGCCAGGAAGGAGTCAATCGAAGGATCAGAGACAAAGTCAGATTAATATATACAGGAGCAACGAGATCTTGGACGAAAGTATTAATAACCAAGAACATAGTCGTTATGAGTATAATGTGAATGAGAATGACATTATTTATTCAGCAGGAAGTGGCCAGGTCGACCAGACCGTGGCTTTGCCTCGTCCAGTAGAGGTCAAACCCATTTTCGGGGTTACGGGGCAAGTAGACGGCGCTCAATATGATCAGGTAACACACTCTAGAGTGCAAGGAATTCCTgaagcaaaaattaaattgagtAACTACGAGCTGCCAAAGGGGCCAGCCCCTGCTGTTGCACAACCATCGAGGGGAATAGAGAGTCTTTCAGGTTTGACTAATTTAGAGAACCTGCAAGTGACTCAAGAAGCGCCTCAGATTCTGCTGACCAAAGTTACCAGCGAACCACCGACTGAATTGAGGCTCCTGATGTCGATGTCACAGCCATATTCCGTGGAGAAAAACATCCATGTGCCTCAGACGGTGGACGTGATTGAAAAAAAGGTGCCATACCCAGTGGAGAAAGTGATAGAGAAGCAGATAACGATTCCCCAACCGTTCCCCGTACACATACCGATAGACAGGGTAGTAGAGAAGCAGATACGGATCCCATATCCTGTCCACGTGGAGAAGGTGATTGAGAAGAAAGTACCATTCGCCATCCAGAGGTTCATCATACCTTTACCAATTCACTTTAGGGTTTCTCAACCGGTTTCAATTCCGGTGGAGAAGGTGGTAGAGAAACCTGTACCGGTACCAGTGCCTGTGGAGAAGGTCATTGAGAAGCCTGTGCTCCTACCTAGACCGTACTCGATAGAAATCGAGAAAGGTAGACCATATCCCTTGGAGAATAGTAAACATATAAAATCAGCcccaatttataatattcagcCTGATGGTAATTATCAGCAATCGGTAAGGCAGAATTTCCAGACACCAGTGGAGTCAATTTATGGAACTGATAATGAGCAAAGTTACTATAATTCGACGAATCAGTTTTATGGACAAGGGTATTTGGCCTTAAATCGTCCTCATGCTAGGCAACCATTGATACACTCATTGCCGAAGAAATTTGCGTCATACAGCGTTCAACATCCTCATTCGGTGACTTATTCAGTAACTAATGGTAATTTAGTGGCTTATGGAAGGACATCGGAGAAGGACAAGGTTAAGGACGAGTACGTAGGTCCAGTGCCAAGGAAAACTGCCACTACAATACAATCCAAGTCTCTGTATTCAGCACCGGATATTCAGACTACGTTGAGAAGAACGAGGCAGGAAATTGGTAACACTGGAAACTTCAGGCAGTCCAAGATGGAATACGGGTTCAAGCCACCCATGGTACCTTCTGTCCAATATGATGAACAGACGGCAACGAAG GGACTTATATACAGTCGATAA
- the LOC122576716 gene encoding uncharacterized protein LOC122576716 isoform X1: protein MNLLYFVAAVIWITTVTATLESDSHGNWSNEKKLFEHAYEQDLLNSQKEEETENIEQQFTNQHERIFNSSEIAKAIKEEEETLTVKFLNEKEEIHQVNESQQQFSKQLVQPYVLPLKAKSSSEDILNESLDTIARLGRTSQSTFNETVTVEYIPSQEIVLQDSSTTSKYFSQESNTSDIDQSIPEENLDIESIGEFGQRVRSSSSSRPRSNESHRRFRVKQPLDVSSFSEDQRKQYRKSARPYVSKKLNISNSNLNTSSKERLPSSLMKSTESQRTLKQKETGGDRANSLSIIKDASSSTSAPIVSVSLGKFSGPIVVPDFPRQKKYSYTTTSDYTDKNEVSKLTTAVTESVKPKVSEDGYLAASPVILNPLQVGVALMNAGQDLNLVNDQITLTKLYPQNKSETLEVTKIDNQSLVQSDAPVSRNLSFDSDQVSQQERISEVIATNSPVQSVEIQKSVEIFHTAPIQEIHYPVEFIPSAQQLPLLKQHAQEDYRKPGRSQSKDQRQSQINIYRSNEILDESINNQEHSRYEYNVNENDIIYSAGSGQVDQTVALPRPVEVKPIFGVTGQVDGAQYDQVTHSRVQGIPEAKIKLSNYELPKGPAPAVAQPSRGIESLSGLTNLENLQVTQEAPQILLTKVTSEPPTELRLLMSMSQPYSVEKNIHVPQTVDVIEKKVPYPVEKVIEKQITIPQPFPVHIPIDRVVEKQIRIPYPVHVEKVIEKKVPFAIQRFIIPLPIHFRVSQPVSIPVEKVVEKPVPVPVPVEKVIEKPVLLPRPYSIEIEKGRPYPLENSKHIKSAPIYNIQPDGNYQQSVRQNFQTPVESIYGTDNEQSYYNSTNQFYGQGYLALNRPHARQPLIHSLPKKFASYSVQHPHSVTYSVTNGNLVAYGRTSEKDKVKDEYVGPVPRKTATTIQSKSLYSAPDIQTTLRRTRQEIGNTGNFRQSKMEYGFKPPMVPSVQYDEQTATKGLIYSR from the exons aaactttttgAACATGCCTATGAACAAGATCTACTCAATAGccagaaagaagaagaaactgaaaatatcgaacaacAATTTACAAATCAACATGAGAGAATCTTCAATTCCTCTGAAATTGCCAAAGCTAttaaagaagaggaagaaacgcTGACTGTGAAATTTCTTAATGAGAAAGAGGAAATTCATCAAGTG AATGAATCCCAACAGCAATTTTCTAAACAATTAGTTCAACCATATGTCCTACCTTTGAAAGCAAAAAGCTCTTCAGAAGACATATTAAACGAATCGCTCGATACCATTGCGAGGTTAGGAAGGACCAGTCAAAGTACATTTAACGAGACAGTCACAGTGGAGTACATTCCATCTCAAGAAATAGTTCTACAAGATTCGAGCACAACTAGCAAATATTTCTCTCAAGAAAGTAACACCAGTGACATAGATCAATCTATTCCAGAAGAAAACCTAGATATTGAAAGTATAGGCGAATTTGGACAACGAGTACGCAGCTCATCCTCATCCAGACCAAGAAGTAACGAGAGTCACAGACGATTCAGAGTAAAACAACCTCTCGATGTTTCATCGTTTTCCGAGGATCAAAGAAAACAGTATAGAAAGAGTGCTCGTCCTTATGTAtccaaaaaattgaatatttcaaacagtAATCTAAACACGTCTTCGAAGGAACGACTTCCTTCGTCTCTGATGAAGAGCACAGAGTCTCAGAGAACCTTGAAGCAGAAGGAAACTGGTGGAGATCGTGCTAACAGTTTATCCATAATTAAGGATGCTTCTTCATCAACTTCTGCTCCCATCGTATCAGTTTCTTTAGGCAAATTTTCTGGACCAATAGTAGTTCCAGACTTTCCACGACAGAAGAAATACTCCTACACTACCACATCTGATTATACTGATAAAAACGAGGTTTCAAAGCTAACCACAGCTGTAACGGAATCAGTAAAACCAAAAGTTTCAGAAGATGGATATTTGGCGGCATCACCTGTTATCCTAAATCCTCTGCAGGTTGGTGTTGCCTTGATGAACGCTGGGCAAGATCTAAATTTAGTCAATGACCAAATCACATTGACAAAACTATATCCCCAGAACAAATCTGAGACACTAGAAGTTACCAAGATTGATAATCAAAGTTTGGTTCAAAGCGACGCCCCAGTTTCTAGGAACTTGAGCTTCGACAGTGATCAGGTATCGCAACAAGAGCGAATTTCTGAGGTGATAGCCACAAACTCGCCAGTTCAGTCGGTTGAGATCCAAAAATCCGTGGAAATATTCCATACAGCCCCCATTCAGGAGATCCACTACCCTGTGGAGTTCATTCCTAGCGCCCAGCAGCTGCCATTATTAAAGCAGCATGCACAGGAAGATTATAGAAAGCCAGGAAGGAGTCAATCGAAGGATCAGAGACAAAGTCAGATTAATATATACAGGAGCAACGAGATCTTGGACGAAAGTATTAATAACCAAGAACATAGTCGTTATGAGTATAATGTGAATGAGAATGACATTATTTATTCAGCAGGAAGTGGCCAGGTCGACCAGACCGTGGCTTTGCCTCGTCCAGTAGAGGTCAAACCCATTTTCGGGGTTACGGGGCAAGTAGACGGCGCTCAATATGATCAGGTAACACACTCTAGAGTGCAAGGAATTCCTgaagcaaaaattaaattgagtAACTACGAGCTGCCAAAGGGGCCAGCCCCTGCTGTTGCACAACCATCGAGGGGAATAGAGAGTCTTTCAGGTTTGACTAATTTAGAGAACCTGCAAGTGACTCAAGAAGCGCCTCAGATTCTGCTGACCAAAGTTACCAGCGAACCACCGACTGAATTGAGGCTCCTGATGTCGATGTCACAGCCATATTCCGTGGAGAAAAACATCCATGTGCCTCAGACGGTGGACGTGATTGAAAAAAAGGTGCCATACCCAGTGGAGAAAGTGATAGAGAAGCAGATAACGATTCCCCAACCGTTCCCCGTACACATACCGATAGACAGGGTAGTAGAGAAGCAGATACGGATCCCATATCCTGTCCACGTGGAGAAGGTGATTGAGAAGAAAGTACCATTCGCCATCCAGAGGTTCATCATACCTTTACCAATTCACTTTAGGGTTTCTCAACCGGTTTCAATTCCGGTGGAGAAGGTGGTAGAGAAACCTGTACCGGTACCAGTGCCTGTGGAGAAGGTCATTGAGAAGCCTGTGCTCCTACCTAGACCGTACTCGATAGAAATCGAGAAAGGTAGACCATATCCCTTGGAGAATAGTAAACATATAAAATCAGCcccaatttataatattcagcCTGATGGTAATTATCAGCAATCGGTAAGGCAGAATTTCCAGACACCAGTGGAGTCAATTTATGGAACTGATAATGAGCAAAGTTACTATAATTCGACGAATCAGTTTTATGGACAAGGGTATTTGGCCTTAAATCGTCCTCATGCTAGGCAACCATTGATACACTCATTGCCGAAGAAATTTGCGTCATACAGCGTTCAACATCCTCATTCGGTGACTTATTCAGTAACTAATGGTAATTTAGTGGCTTATGGAAGGACATCGGAGAAGGACAAGGTTAAGGACGAGTACGTAGGTCCAGTGCCAAGGAAAACTGCCACTACAATACAATCCAAGTCTCTGTATTCAGCACCGGATATTCAGACTACGTTGAGAAGAACGAGGCAGGAAATTGGTAACACTGGAAACTTCAGGCAGTCCAAGATGGAATACGGGTTCAAGCCACCCATGGTACCTTCTGTCCAATATGATGAACAGACGGCAACGAAG GGACTTATATACAGTCGATAA